The Saprospiraceae bacterium genome includes a window with the following:
- a CDS encoding helix-turn-helix transcriptional regulator: MQTTSFNEVLDMHIGKRGTKKREKFEQELRIELLGDAIKKARKAKNLTQEQLGVLVGVQKAQISKVENSATDARFATILKVFDALDAKVKFSVEIDEQELMISE, translated from the coding sequence ATGCAAACCACAAGTTTTAATGAAGTTTTAGATATGCACATAGGCAAACGTGGAACTAAAAAACGTGAAAAATTTGAGCAAGAGTTAAGAATTGAGCTTTTAGGTGATGCTATTAAAAAGGCAAGAAAGGCGAAAAACCTTACCCAAGAACAACTCGGAGTACTTGTGGGCGTTCAAAAAGCACAAATATCAAAAGTGGAGAATTCCGCAACAGATGCCAGATTTGCAACTATTCTTAAAGTATTCGACGCTTTGGACGCAAAGGTGAAATTTAGTGTAGAAATCGACGAACAAGAATTAA